In Synchiropus splendidus isolate RoL2022-P1 chromosome 11, RoL_Sspl_1.0, whole genome shotgun sequence, the DNA window GACAAGAACAGGTGAAAGCGGAACTACACTTCCTGAGCAGGAAATGACACATCTAATGTCTGCTGATTCAGAAATCAAAACTGATCATTATACGACCTTGGAACGGCGCAATATTTCTTAAGCGTTGTGAACCACAGATTAGTAATTTAGCATTACAGAGAAATGTGTTAACTCAGACTGGGGCGCACAACAAAGCAGCATCTGCAGTTAAGCAAACAATTTATTATCCACCCAcaacaaggggaaaaaaacaccacagctaaggagggaaaaaaagcctgTGTGAGTGGGTGGATATATACAGCAAACAGTTCAGCAAATGTGGATGTTatttcaaagaaaagaaaaatccataTTAGGTGATGTAAGCAAAAAGATGCTTTGCACACATGGATGCCCTCAAACCTGCAAAACTAAACTGTGGGTGAAGACCACTGCTTACTTTAACTTGTGACGTGAAAATGATGAAGTGATGAAGAAATAGCGCTGAAAATTTTGACTGGAAAACAAGGTCATAGTGGAGGCACAGATATATTGTCCATCTGGACCACGAAATTAGCACAAAAATGCATTATCAGAAAAGAGTTGGGCCTGTTCGACAGGACAATATACAGTACACCCATGCACAGCAAAATCTACCTGCATTATTATAAATTTAAGACATGCTTTCGAAAGAAGAATGTGCAACACAAGGAGAGTGCTCAGATGTGGGTTAAATATAGGAAATGATGTGACGGTTTCCTGTTTTACAGTTAAGTTGTTTATGATGGTAATTTGTTGTTGCATCAAAGGggcattatttttcattgatATGCATAAAGTAAccaaataaaatccaaatatgAGCTGATACAATATTTCGGGGGGTTGATACACAGGCTGTTTCTTAAAACGGAGGCAAGAAGAGCCACACTTTGACCTTGCTTTGCTGCAGTTGCGCTTCCTTTCATTCGTCAATAGCGTCCAGACCAGAGATAAAAATTGTGTTTACAGGTGACTAACCTAAGATCACTTAGTCCTCTGAGTCGTTCACGATTGAGTCCCGTTATTATAGGATGAATCTTCAGCTGAAGATTTAAAAGACTGGCATATCCACTTGGGTGGAGACTGCAGAGGAGATTTAGTACCAGGTGGAAAGATTATACCTCGAGTTATAGTATACAGTGCAGCAGGAAAAACGTAGGCAGAGGATGATCGTatatccaaaacaaacaaaaaaatgcaaaggACCAGGGAGgttatttgtttattgattAGAACCGTGAGGCAGGAGTGACATGAAAAACACGAGTGGCGCCACAGTAGAGAGGGAAGGTAAGTGAAGACAAAGAGCCGCTTTGTCAGCGAACAAAAAAAGACGAAGGACTCAGTGAAAACTGCGAGAgcaaacaaagtgaaaaaaattaTGCCATGTCGtccaagtgtaaatatgccagtGTGAGCagtcttgtgtttgtgtccgTGAAGGGGGCTGCAAATACAGTAGGTCATTCAATCTGCATTCCTATTGAGCCTGGAGGGGAGCCGTCCTTATCATGCACCCCAGTCCTATCACTAGACACGCAGCAAGCCAGGGACGATTTTGGCTGCTGCAACCTGAACTCTGGGAGtagcacaaaacaaaccagctgCAGCCCAAAAAGAGGTTTGAGagaaggaggcaggaggaggaggaggaggagagcagagtgGGACAGCACATGAGCCCagacaaacacaacagtgtgCTGCAGGATAGAGAACACAAGCGCACACCCACCTACAGCACTGGAGGGATTTAGGTCTGGAAATTGGGTATCGGATGAGGCAGCATGTCCCATTATTTGTTCATAGTTTGCAGAAACTATGCGAACATATTTTCCTTTGTCTCTGCCTGAGATCAAAACATGTTTCCATCATCTCAGCATTTTCACAACTGCACAACATTAATGAGAGCACGGGCAATGCAGGCGTCGGTTTGAACCATGAATTCAAATAAACATAAAGCCGTCCTCGCTCCTTGTTATGCTTCAATTCTCTTCAGATCCGATGCATGCACGCATTTTGAAATGGAGGTGCTTCAGACAGCGCCCCCCTTCTGTTGCAAAACGTAGCGCAGCGACggaagagaaaaacaactttgattgGCAGTTCCACTGAAGAcggcaacaacaacagcacaataaaagtAGACGACTCTCGCCAGTAATGTAGTCACATCCCAGACTCACAAGCCAGATGACGCCTTCAATTGCACTCCAGATAGACGTGTCTTCTTTTTGGTGAAATACTGCACGCGGCCGACACTTTTACCCTGAATCCTCAGGTGACGTCACCCTCACCTGCAGCACTAGCTACGAACTAAATactgaacatgaatgaaaatactGAACACCGTAAACCTCGTCACTTCGTTGAATTACAACGTTTTCACGAGCATTAATCATTTCATGACATCCGGACTCCTTGTTTGCAAACTCATTGTGAGTGCGAACTCGTCATATTCACCGATTATTCACAGCGTGTTGACCCAAGTTGACAGATGACTTATGACGTCATGCTGTAAGTTCACTTAGTTACACGCAATGCCGACTAGATTGTTCTATACTTTCACTTAATATAGCGCTTTCTGAATCCCAAGACTCGGTCAAACATGTCGAGCCAAATGGCAGTTCCCTTGTTTAAATGTCTATTGGAAGACATGCGCGTTATAGTCtcgaaaaaagaaaacttttggCGTCGGTAAATGAATGAACTGTGGCTACATTGTTAGCTGCTACCGTTAAGTTGGTGAGCATCCCGGGGTCTTACCTGTTTCGGGGCTCGCTGGTGCTGGCTTCTCAAGGGGTACTCCATTTTGTTCGTACAGATGATCATTTTACAAACAGTGTGCTCCTGCATGGACGTGTCTTTCCCAGGTGACTTCCAGCGGAGCTCACGGAGGAGGGCTGCCCGGGCTGCCGCTGCAGTCAGCCGCGAGCAGAACACTGGGAAGAGAGAAAAGCTGCCCGCAGTCGGACTGACAGCTCCAGCAACAGTGCGACCAATCAGCGCAGCTCGTGCCAGGCCCAGCGGAAGTTAAAGCACCAAGATATCCAATCACAATTAGAGAGGCGGGGCGAAGGGCCGCTTCAAGACCATCTTAACCAATCACGATTGGAGAGGAGGGGCAGGGTCTGCTACTGCTGTTCAACATCTGTGAACTACCGATCGAGTATCACGTAAACAGTTCCAGAATTGTTCTCAACTTTATTTGAATTACAGTTCTAATTCTACTTAAAAGTCAAATAACTCGAGCTTTAAACTCGTATCTTTCTGTCAACAGCAACAGACAAGAGAAAGCAGCTTGTTGTGACCCGTCTATGAAAGGTTGAGTTTGTACCGAATCTCATTTCTTTTTTGATAGTATAGAATAATTATATGAAAAAAGAACATTACTATTGGATAATAAATCGTTGGACAAACATtgtcaaaatattaaataattacCACAAATTTTGAGTGTGAAATATATGAAtacaaatttcattttcatttttaatcagcACCTGCTTATAAATTGAACAAGGACATTACACACTGAGCTCATTTATCATGTTAGGATTTTGCTTCCTCATATATCGGTCAATATTTGAGTGGGTGCATCAACACAGTACAATACACAGTAAATTAtcttattttcatctgaatgaaaTCCTTGTTCAACGCCATAGTCGGAGGAGAAGCTTGTTGGTTTTGCGGCGTGTTTACTGCTGTAAAGTTGTGGCAATCtggcttttgttttgtaaatttaCCATGAATTTGTGATATTTTTTCCACTTGCTTGAATCAACAAAGTGGAACCAAACTTATCCATACAGAACAATCacttctcttcttctgtttttctttccaaataTCACTAATCACTAAAAAAAGGGCAAAGAAAAGCTTCCCGAAGTAAATCCTATCAATAGTTGACAACTACTGTTCCCATCATGTGGCCACATTTGGATAAAGGTCTTGATTGATTAATTGACCCACAACATTGACCCAGTTCTTGGCTTGTTCAGAGTTAACTGCTCAGCCTTGCTGTAAACAAAAGTGCTGATTGTTCTCCATCGGAAGTGCTGCCCACTGAAGTTCATCTCAGGCTTCTTCTTTGAAACTCTCAAAACAGAGGTTTGACTGCAAGCTTGCAATTGATTTTATGGTTGACCTGCTACTTTATGGTCATCGCTTATTTATGCTTCCAAGTAACACAAAACCTCTTCCTTCTTTGACCTGCAATCAGATGTTGCTGTTGATTTCGGGAAGTTTTACGGTGACTCAAGAATCACCCGCTAACCAGGAAGTGGGATTAACCTTGCGAGAATATGGTTGTTTACGATGAACCAAACAAATCTGTGGCTGTTAATAGGAACTTTCATAGTTAAATACATAGAAGAAAAGTGTGTGGGAGTCTTTAATCGCTAAACAAAGGTTTCACACAGGCACTAGTTTATCTCTTCAATTAAAATATTAACTTTATATATAAAATTGTTCATGTCATACaccacattttaaatattttcctttTGGATTATTCTTTTATCGAACGTTTTGCTTTAACATGTTGGTGTTTCACTGAGCCAACTGAAATTTCAAAGGCTATAAAACTAAGTAAAAAGACAGTAATGGTGAAAGGGGGGGGGGTTACTTTTCACTCAGTCATTGAACAAACATCATTCTATTTTACAGATTATTAAAAACCTGGACTGGACAGTATGGACTGCACCAAAGCGCCTGGCACCACGTGTCTAAAAGTCTCTGCTGCAGAAAGTAGATTAAAAAGTCTCCTGCTGTGAGTCAGGACTCCTGGTGAACAGGCACTGGACTACATGCTGCCTCTCACGCAGCATTTCCTGTTCCAGCAGACTGAAAAGAGAACATGACTCAACATCACCCCAGTAACTTATTTCACAGTTGATGGAATCATGGAAAGTAAAACGCTGTGTTGTCCATGCTGTGTGTTCTATGACAGGAGGTCCTCTCCAAAAACACTTGGTTAGCGgatcacaaaaacacagaccaCACAAGTTCTTCTGGatttccaaacacacacaataaggAAAATGGAACTCTTGGAAACACTGAGGccaaaattcatttgaatgacGTCTGCACCGgctgtgcagaaaatgcttcaAACACAGCTGATTCTTTGATGAGCATATTGCCTTTGACAGTTCACGATGGTCGTGAACCTTCATTGAATGGGACGCTAACCGTCTCTAAAAAGCCTTTTGGCAGCCACTATATACAAGATGACCTCATCTATAGCGGTGAGCTCACGAATCATGAGAGGACTCCACCAAATTCTAAAGACTTCAGCGGTGTTTATGCTATACAGAAGTAGCTGCTCTACTCCACTGACACCTTTCTATTTGGGCCAAATTTGGGCAGATTGGAGGTTTTTTTGTTTAAGAAGAGTGAGGTGCTCAAGCTTTATTACTGGCGGATCAGTACAAATATGTGTTTTCCCTTTAAGTTGCTGTGCAGGATGCCAGCAGGCCACATTGGattcaaaacagacaagacaattGATCCTTTTACTAGGGAACTCTGAGGCTGCAGTTCTTAACACTACACCACTGTGCTGCTACAGGTGAACCAATCTGTTTCTTACACAGAACTATGGCCACAGACATCCAGGTTGCTCCATGTGCCACTGCAGTTCCCTTATTATTCCCATATTCTCCTCACTCAGGGGCGTAGTTCCccccagaaaaaaagaaattgtcacAATGAGAGAAAAACATAGAGAGGAACATAGAGTCATCAGAAAGGAGAGTTACAGAACATGAGCAGAGGCAAAAGTAAttttcaaacaagttcaaacacAATTGTGGaaatttttattgaaaataaataagtgccCCACTGACCATGACTCGCTCAAACATTGATTAGATACAACACTGTATCATAGTAGATTAAAAAACAGGAGATTATTTGTCTCTCTAAAAATGAGCTCATGATACGCAGCTgcaacacaatttaaaaaatactgtaCTTTCACAACATTAAGTGTGTTCTTCAGAATGTAAATTAAAAGTACCTAAATGGATAATTCTGAGAGAAGCAATAAGTAGAATGTCATTGGAACAAAGCTACCACTCTCACTGTAGTCCAACAGCTTTGCCTAAATAATTTGCAAAATTCTTGGGTTGTCCAGGCAGGAAAGGCTGCAGAGCTGAAAGGTCCATGTTCCTGAGCGTCTCTGTGAGTGTGCTGAAAGTTGCATGAGGAAAATGAGCTTCTAATTCTGCAAGTCACTTCCTTTTCTTCGTGTAACACACATCAGCtttgtctgcacacacacatacctgcAAGTGCAGTAGAGCAAGTGTGAGTCCTTGTGGAGCTGCCGGGCCAGTTCCAGCTGGTGGTTGTCCATCAGTGTGTCGTTCACCACAACCAGCAGAGATTTTCCTGCACCCAGGGCCTCCAAGCAGCTGCCGGCCCCTGAATGAAACCAGATCCGCATTCGGAATTGGAATGACAGCGGGCCACCAGATTCAAGATGTAGCTGATGCTAATATTAACATACGCAAACAAAAATCCTGCCGATTGCAAGTTGGAATGTTCAACTGGCCAAACGTTTACACAGTGAATGTTGGTGAGTGTGCAGGTGcagagatgaggatcagcagctCTGAGTCTGAGgtcaaaataacaataacagtagGTCTGTATAGCACTGACCTGCATGACTGATGACCAGGTCAGCAGTCGCTATGTCTCCTGCAATAGAGTCTTTGAATCGAAAAGCTTCCAACTGGATTTGGCCAACGCTCCTGCTTTCTGGTAGAATGGACCCTTTCCCCACCTGTAGAACCAGACGCCCAAAGCCACGTTCTCTCAAAGCCTGTGGAGAACACACTCCACTTCACCATCCTTGCTCACCTCAAGATAGGATCATAAAT includes these proteins:
- the zgc:92907 gene encoding UDP-N-acetylglucosamine transferase subunit ALG13 homolog isoform X1, translating into MKCVFVTVGTTRFDELIEHITSPKAVDALRERGFGRLVLQVGKGSILPESRSVGQIQLEAFRFKDSIAGDIATADLVISHAGAGSCLEALGAGKSLLVVVNDTLMDNHQLELARQLHKDSHLLYCTCSTLTETLRNMDLSALQPFLPGQPKNFANYLGKAVGLQ
- the zgc:92907 gene encoding UDP-N-acetylglucosamine transferase subunit ALG13 homolog isoform X2 — its product is MKCVFVTVGTTRFDELIEHITSPKAVDVGKGSILPESRSVGQIQLEAFRFKDSIAGDIATADLVISHAGAGSCLEALGAGKSLLVVVNDTLMDNHQLELARQLHKDSHLLYCTCSTLTETLRNMDLSALQPFLPGQPKNFANYLGKAVGLQ
- the zgc:92907 gene encoding UDP-N-acetylglucosamine transferase subunit ALG13 homolog isoform X3, whose product is MDNHQLELARQLHKDSHLLYCTCSTLTETLRNMDLSALQPFLPGQPKNFANYLGKAVGLQ